Within Pungitius pungitius chromosome 18, fPunPun2.1, whole genome shotgun sequence, the genomic segment ATGTGCAGATGTGACTAAACgccccttgtgtgtttgtgtacatttatGATAGGTGTTAGCTACCTAGATAAACAGTCTTTTTCTGGTATTTAAAGAGCAGAAGTTACTCTGCTTTTCTGGTTAACAAATATACTGTAGGCAACCAAAGACAGATGCAGTTAGAATTACGACGtatgaggacacacacattcatattgCTACGTGTAACTAAAAGGTGTTTAAAATTGGATCCAAATTGAATCAAGATTTCTGACACTAGAAACAACAAGTGTGAATGGGCCTTTTTGTGTAAATAGGGTTTATCCTGTCCGTCCTCTGcagcgtttgtgtgtctgttacctGTGCAACGATGGACAGAATGCCCACCACTCCAATAAACACAGCGATGGTTGTGGAGGAGAAATTTATGAtctgaagagacagacagacagtgttTATTTAGTCATTTCTAAACCGCTCATTGTCAAAAGCACTTCATGCACTCAATAACACCAGCTTAAACACGTCATGCATACAGATATTTTAGCATAGAGCATGTTCAGAGGACGTTAAGGATCACATTAAAAGCGTATGTGGACCAAAGAGATTAAAAGCATACTGCAACATGTGTAACAAGGCCTGGTTATTTTGTTTAGAGCCAGTGACCAACACAGTCATCAGAAAAACAATTGTTCTGACAAATAAATAGGACAATCTATGGACTAAACACCAGGGGACCAATTGCTGACTTGATATAAAACCATTGGCCCCAATAGTCTGAGTTTTACCAGGAAGACCAATTAACATATTTAAGAAAGTGTAATGGTGGTTCACTACAACACAGCTTTTTTCCACATTGACTTTTGCCCACGGCTAAAAAGTTGCCTTAAATTTTCTACACCGAGATAAACGATTGTTCTTACCAGGCAACTTTATTACGTTTAAGCTTATTAATGCATTATAAATCTGAGTAAGTATTTAACCGGAGTTAAAATATTTACTATTGTTGCAAAATAATTGAATGTTACACACAGGGACTTGTAGTGATGCTAGGAAGCACTGCATCagtgtctcacctgtctcaggTAGAGGAAGAAGCTGGAGTACTGTCCGGCCTCTGGTAGGTAGGACAGGAACACAGTTATGCAGATCAGTAAGACCGCCGGGTCCTGACCCACCTTCCTCAGAGACTgaaggagagagacaggaaatACAACACAGGCCCCGTCAGGTAACAGCGGGACTCCAAGGGAGTCGAAGGGCCAAAGTCTGCGAAACAAAATTGTATTCACATCCACTGTCTCACTTTAGTATGTTattcaaaaaaacacaaaacaaaaacacaacaaatcaaCGGGGATATAGAATATATTGCCGTGTAGGTTATTGGGTACTGACGGTGAAGGGATCAGCCTGCTCCCAGGATATGGGCGCCCCCCAGGTGTTGAGCCTCATCTTGTCCGGCAGAGACTCGGGCACGGCCAGCAGGATGAAGCAGATGTCGGCGAGGGCCACCAGCGtggccaccagcaccaccaggtTGTCTCCGTACCAGGCCGACAGGTAGGCCCCGATGGCCGGACTGGTCACCAGGCTGGCCGCAAAAGTAGCTGACACCTAGGGGTCGACAGGAGAGAGACAAGGACGGTGGATGGAACGAGCAGCAGGGGCactacttcctgtctctgcaACAGAGAGACCTCCTCGTCATGGCAGACACTAGTGAAAACGCTCTAATGGGATCCAGTTTCCACTCTCAGGTAAATGCTGATTTCACAATGATGATGTAAGTGTCTTTAAACAACCTTTTAGAGTGCTGGACAAAACTAAGCTCATTCCACTGTAAAAAATGATCCAAAAATAGtatttaatatgctctttttttgtttttgatcatgACCAATGTTgattatttagatttatttttagattgtttaaaactgaatttaaaaaggGTCACGTTgagtttatttcataatggaCATTGGTGCTGCAATATTTAAATGAACCCATCGATTTAATAAAAGCTCTTTTTAGCCTATTTATTGAGACATGAGGGGAAACCTGGTGAATTGTGTTCCAGGTTTTCCAGTACACATGGAAACCCTTTAAATGTTCAAATCGTGGCAGTCGCCCGTCTATATATACTTTTATCTGTTGAATCTGCTTTGTCTCCTCTTTCAGTCTCGTTTGCATACTGTACACACAAGATGCACATTTAGTTCAAAAACCCACCACACAGGACTGCTTACCAGGCCGTAGGCTGTGCTCCGCTCTCTTTCGTCCGTCACATCGGCCACGTAGGCGAAGATCACGGAGAAGGTGACGGAGAAAGCACCGGACATGGAGATCATGGCGAAGTACCACCTACAGAGGGAAGGGAGAAACACTTGAGAGCTCCAGTCGGACGACTTCAACAACGCCAAAGAGAACTCTTATTACTGTAAATGTATAAACGTGTGAAGAAGTTGAGtcattttatttatacatatggtaaatggactgtacgtgtatttctcttttctagtGTTCTGACCACTTGAGGCGCTTTAACACAACATGCCATCATTCATCCCCTTCACACACCATAGCCAAAACTACGGGAGCGACATGGtgttaagcgtcttgcccaatgACACATAGACGGGCTGACTAGCGGAGCTGGGGATCAAACTGCCGATGCACTGATTGAAAGACGCCCCCTGCtctccactgagccacagtcGCCGCCTTCACTACACAATCCGATTTCCAGAACAGTCGCCCCCTGCAGGTCATTAGAAAGAACGCAAGTTAAAGACACTTCCTCATTAGAACTCTGATGTCCACGTTCATAACACACTGTGTGGCTCGCTGTGTTCCCCTTGACTTCACTACTCTGCTGtacctccacctccctctgaCTCTGATCAGGATCATCTTACCAGGGGCTGAGCCTCATCAGCGGGATCGGAGCACAGGTAAAGAAGACGGTGACCAAGAGGAAGGTCCGCCGGCCCCACACATCCGACAGGGCGCCGATCAGAGGAGCAGACATGAACGACAGCAGACCCTTGATGTGGAGAAGCAGGGTCAGTGGAAAAATAAACAATCGGCATCCAACTGGAGTGGCTGAATCtaaagtttttcttttaaaataatttccgTCGCAGAACGTATTGTACATCATTTACGCTGTTCATTcggtacacatgacatccattgcattctgtccatcccgggacaGAGATCCGTTCTCATGTGAGGGTTTCAAGGActgaggatgtcgcatgtgtgcCGAGTGTAAAGAccaaatttgtcatttgagaTTTTGGACTATACaaaacaaattgaaataaaatgtttccaatGAGTGCAAAGAGACTGTGTAAGATCTCACCTTCACGCCCTGAATGAGGCCGTTCATCAGGAACGTGTGCTGGGGAAAGGTTTCGTGTAAGACCTGTGAATAATAAAACAACGCAGATGATCAGTAAAAACAACAGATTAAGTTAAGGCAACGAAGTGGTCCAAGAAGTTAAAGGAATAGGGAATACACTCCTCAATCCACTGGACTTGTTTTATTACGTTGCACCATGACAGATGAATGTTGATATTGAAAGGGGCATTCCAGTGTgacccctaggtttacaacgttgtgaggggggggctctATGTAATGGTATGGAAAACACTGCATTCATTCAGCAGAGCATTCTCTCACATATTAGAGCTGTGTAATATTTCGTATCCttgaaataatactaataacgGGTGTTACTCACAGTGAGCATGGGTGTGGTAAGTAATCCCCAAGCGAAGAACTCCAGGAAGATAACCACCACAGCGTGATACACACTGGGCCTGCCGAtgccctgctggagctggaatgcaaacagacacacgACTGGACAATTAAAAGGCCACTTCACCAAATTCACACCATCAATCTATTATTACGTCAGCTAAGCTACGTCATTAGGACCtagacacaaaaaaaatggtAACAGAAAGCCCACTGAGTGGAAGGACTTTAAAGGTGGTTGTTTCCCTACAGTCTAACAGAGTTAATTTTGCAGCTATTTTTGAATTAGTCTTAGTATTTTAGACGAAAATGCATgttaaaatttgacagaggggccaggaacaaatggatgaagtgtatGTGTGGGCTAATATAcgtaaatgacatgtgaaaaatcattacatgaaaggatttgtcttttaacaagtagcaaagcaatTATTTGCAATGGTGTAAAGCTCCGTCGACGAGAaccactttgttgtctttgtctgtttactcaCTTTTGACATGTCTAACGGAAACGTCATGCTCCTTCATTggttccactgtgaaattgcgtGTCCCAACAAAAGACCCCTTAATGTCCTACAatcagtgcaatacattattttttggactGGATCATGAACTaaccattctcaactggacccccactttttattgaaaagtcttttctttctctttctctcctctttatttttgagtttcatgaccagttttttTCTCGTTTCTgtcctccgggttttcctccacctgctctgcgCCACCACATCATTCACCTGCACTGtgcagttctatcaaaagccGTAAGTTGCCCGTGTGTGTTAGGTGcaagcaaattaaaaaagtattgtgacttggTCACCACCAACGCTTTCGTCTCGTCTCGTTAACGATCAGAATatatttagtcatagttttaattttttaagatccgttcTTGTCTCATCTTATTTTCGTCAtgggaaaaaggttgttaacaAATAGttttcgtcatagttttcgtcTACAAAATTAACACTGCAGTCTAACAAAAGATTTCATCCAACTGAATGATGGAAATTGTAGGATGTGAATCCAGGTCCAGATTGGATggcttctgggtccggatcAGTAGACTCTGACCTACCTGAAGTTAACATGTAGTctacatgtgtcaaactcatggaCCGCGGGCCATATCcagcccgtgaatgaattatctttggcctgcatgatcaaatctatttactattagagctggcccgccagtatatcgcacgcatcaccataatactacaaatcccacaatgcactctccgtgtgtcgtcgcctcacagtctgtattacaaacTGCTGGTGTCAACTTTCGTTGTGTACCTTATCATCGTTCAACTAACTAActaatttttttttgtagtttttcccATAGAATGAAAATaagaagcgtagccgctaaaccagaagtacgtagattttcacagtaagaatcgacgcaaccgtctgtaatgacagcggttaccagggtaacaagaggattcgtcagtggcccgcgttcggtcgaagtcggcagtacctgacccgaacctgaaatgagtttgacacccctgctgtagactatgacctacctgaggttattctgtagactatgacctacctgaggttattctgtaggctatgacctacctgaggttattctgtagactatgacctacctgaggttattctgtagactatgacctacctgaggttattctgtaggctatgacctacctgaggttattctgtagactatgacctacctgaggttattctgtaggctatgacctacctgaggttattctgtagactatgacctacctgaggttattctgtaggctatgacctacctgaggttattctgtaggctatgacctacctgaggttattctgtaggctatgacctacctgaggttattctgtagactatgacctacctgaggttattctgtaggctatgacctacctgaggttattctgtagactatgacctacctgaggttattctgtaggctatgacctacctgaggttattctgtaggctatgacctacctgaggttattctgtaggctatgacctacctgaggttattctgtaggctatgacctacctgaggttattctgtagactatgacctacctgaggttattctgtagactatgacctacctgaggttattctgtaggctatgacctacctgaggttattctgtagactatgacctacctgaggttattctgtaggctatgacctacctgaggttattctgtaggctatgacctacctgaggttattctgtaggctatgacctacctgaggttattctgtaggctatgacctacctgaggttattctgtagactatgacctacctgaggttattctgtagactatgacctacctgaggttattctgtaggctatgacctacctgaggttattctgtagactatgacctacctgaggttattctgtaggctatgacctacctgaggttattctgtaggctatgacctacctgaggttattctgtaggctatgacctacctgaggttattctgtaggctatgacctacctgaggttattctgtaggctatgacctacctgaggttattctgtagactatgacctacctgaggttattctgtaggctatgacctacctgaggttattctgtaggctatgacctacctgaggttattctgtagactatgacctacctgaggttattctgtagactatgacctacctgaggttattctgtaggctatgacctacctgaggttattctgtagactatgacctacctgaggttaaactgtaggctatgacctacctgaggttattctgtagactatgacctacctgaggttattctgtagactatgacctacctgaggttattctgtagactatgacctacctgaggttattctgtaggctatgacctacctgaggttattctgtagactatgacctacctgaggttaaactgtaggctatgacctacctgaggttattctgtagactatgacctacctgaggttattctgtagactatgacctacctgaggttaaACTGTAGGCTATGACCTTAACTGAAGTTAACATGTAGACTATGATCTATGATCTGTTTACGCTGTATGCTATAACGCAGCATAGGTAACGCTGCATGTTAGGCCGTAGCTGAggcctggttcccccccccccaatctcatTTGAACTCATTTTTAACATTTGATTAGAATAACAAATCTGTAAATCTTTGCtttcagaagtaaaaaaaaaaagtaaagtaaaagatTACTTTAATAATAAGCAATGAATAAACGTGTTCTGATTAAATAACTACTCACTGTACCTTGTGTATATTTATTCCAATTTTAAATGTAGTgtggtttaattcaattcaGGCCTCTTTATGCTTTCGTTGTCTAATGTCCTGTTGCAACTAACAACTGGTTAcatatgtttttcattttttgcccAATAGATCTATTACTTTACCATCATGacaacatgtgaagatgttaaTAGCCTGTCTCTGTGGCGTTTGGCTGGTGTTAAAACAATGCAGTCGCTGTTGGGGGAGATGTTAAGATGGACGCTGACGGGGCCCTCTGCATCTCAGGCAGAACTGTTATGTAACAGATAACTGATCCATCCTGACTACATCATCCTCACACTAAGCCGAGCTGTCTGTGGGCCACATTAAACCCGCTCTGCCCTGTCTCCattaccacacacacgcacacacacacacacacacacacacacacacacacacacctccatccaacaaaacacagccattTTGGACCACAGCTGCTTTGAGCGTCTCATTTTCTTCGTAGGGTTTCATTCATTGGATCATCTCGAACATTTTGTCCATCGTGTGATTTAATACGTTAATAACAGTTTTTTTCATCGGAGGGGGGTTGTTTATGAACCGTTTCATATCCATCAACCACATaagtgtgtttattattgatgTCTGCTATTAAATGAGCACCGAATTTTAAAAGAAAGGAGCCGTACGTCATGTTTTAATACGCtgttctgtcacacacacactggtcgtTCTATGCTGTTGTTTTAAAGAGAAATTGAagctcattttaaaagcaaaatgtaaATAAGAACAGGCTACAGAATTAGAAGAATGTatctaaataaaaataacattttcatataGGATAACCCATCGTGCGGGCTAATGAATACTAAAATATCGTTAAAACGGTTATCCACCCACCCCAGCTTCATCCTTCATGATGATCTTCTTGACGAGCACCACCCGTCCGGTTCCCACCGGCTGCTCCCCCGGCATCTCTTCACACCTGCCGCGGG encodes:
- the mfsd14ba gene encoding hippocampus abundant transcript 1 protein — encoded protein: MPGEQPVGTGRVVLVKKIIMKDEAGLQQGIGRPSVYHAVVVIFLEFFAWGLLTTPMLTVLHETFPQHTFLMNGLIQGVKGLLSFMSAPLIGALSDVWGRRTFLLVTVFFTCAPIPLMRLSPWWYFAMISMSGAFSVTFSVIFAYVADVTDERERSTAYGLVSATFAASLVTSPAIGAYLSAWYGDNLVVLVATLVALADICFILLAVPESLPDKMRLNTWGAPISWEQADPFTSLRKVGQDPAVLLICITVFLSYLPEAGQYSSFFLYLRQIINFSSTTIAVFIGVVGILSIVAQTLLLTLLMRTLGNKNTVLLGLGFQILQLAWYGLGSEPWMMWAAGAVAAMSSITFPAVSALVSQSADSDKQGVVQGMITGIRGLCNGLGPALYGFIFFLFNVELNTLDPIQGEFNVDPLPVQSPAERGLIPGPPFLLGACSVVVAFVVALFIPEKPPPSSSASQLSLGDKPQLDSKESMSSLAGVHINTPLPGSDEEAPPAATDGDFEPLLHDSIV